Part of the Streptomyces sp. NBC_01460 genome, GCGATCATCTCCACGTCCCACGGTCTCCTGACCGGCCAGCAGGCCAGCAAGAAGGGCGTAGGTGGGGAAGTCCTCGCCTACGTCTGGTAGTCGGGAACGGAGGAATAGCTCATGTCGCGAATCGGCAAGCTCCCCATCCAGGTTCCCGCCGGTGTGGACGTCACCATCGATGGCCGCACGGTCGCGGTGAAGGGCCCCAAGGGTTCCCTCTCGCACACCGTCGCAGCGCCGATCGAGGTCACCAAGGGTGAGGACGGCGTGCTCAACGTCGTCCGCCCGAACGACGAGCGTCAGAACAAGGCCCTTCACGGCCTGTCCCGCACGCTGGTGGCGAACATGATCACCGGCGTGACCGCGGGATACAGCAAGGCGCTCGAGATCAGCGGTGTCGGTTACCGAGTCCAGGCGAAGGGCTCCAACCTGGAGTTCGCCCTGGGCTACAGCCACCCGATCCTCATCGAGGCCCCCGAGGGCATCACCTTCAAGGTCGAGTCGCCCACGAAGTTCAGTGTCGAGGGCATCGACAAGCAGAAGGTCGGCGAGGTCTCGGCGAAGATCCGCAAGCTGCGGAAGCCTGACCCGTACAAGGCCAAGGGCGTCAAGTACGCCGGCGAGGTTATCCGCCGCAAGGTCGGAAAGGCGGGTAAGTAAGCCATGGCATACGGTGTAAAGATCGCCAAGGGTGACGCCTACAAGCGTGCCGCCCTCAAGCGCCGCCACATCCGCGTCCGCAAGCACATCTCCGGTTCGCCGGAGAGGCCGCGCCTGGTCGTGACGCGTTCCAACCGCCACATGGTGGCTCAGGTCATCGACGACATCGCGGGCCACACGCTCGCGTCGGCGTCGACCCTGGACGCTTCCATCCGCGGTGGCGAGGGTGACAAGAGCACCCTGGCCAAGCAGGTCGGCGCACTTGTCGCCGAGCGTGCCAAGGCCGCAGGCGTCGAGGCCGTCGTGTTTGACCGCGGTGGTAACCAGTACGCCGGGCGGATTGCCGCTCTGGCTGACGCCGCCCGTGAAGCCGGGCTGAAGTTCTAAGCCCCGGTTCCTACGCACAGCGGACGTAACAGAGAGAGGTAAATCCAATGGCTGGACCCCAGCGCCGCGGAAGCGGTGCCGGTGGCGGCGAGCGGCGGGACCGGAAGGGCCGTGACGGTGGCGCTGCCGCCGAGAAGACCGCGTACGTCGAGCGCGTCGTCGCGATCAACCGCGTCGCCAAGGTAGTGAAGGGTGGTCGTCGCTTCAGCTTCACCGCGCTGGTCGTGGTGGGCGATGGTGACGGCACCGTCGGTGTCGGATACGGCAAGGCCAAGGAAGTTCCCGCGGCCATCGCCAAGGGCGTCGAAGAGGCCAAGAAGAGCTTCTTCAAGGTCCCGCGTATCCAGGGCACCATCCCTCACCCGATCCAGGGCGAGAAGGCTGCGGGCGTCGTCCTGCTCAAGCCTGCTTCCCCCGGTACCGGTGTGATCGCGGGTGGCCCGGTGCGCGCCGTTCTGGAGTGCGCCGGCGTTCACGACATCCTGTCGAAGTCGCTCGGTTCTTCGAACCCGATCAACATCGTGCACGCGACCGTGGCGGCCCTCCAGGGCCTGCAGCGTCCCGAGGAGATCGCGGCCCGCCGCGGTCTGCCCCTCGAGGACGTCGCCCCCGCGGCTCTGCTTCGTGCGCGTGCGGGAGCGGGTGCGTAATGGCTCGCCTCAAGATCACGCAGACGAAGTCGTACATCGGCAGCAAGCAGAACCACCGCGACACCCTGCGTTCGCTCGGGCTCAAGCGCCTGAACGACTCGGTTGTCAAGGAGGACCGCCCCGAGTTCCGCGGCATGGTGCAGACCGTCCGCCACCTCGTGACGGTTGAGGAGGTTGACTGACATGGCGGAGAACAGCCCGCTGAAGGCCCACAACCTCCGGCCTGCCCCGGGCGCCAAGACCGCCAAGACCCGTGTGGGTCGTGGTGAGGCGTCCAAGGGTAAGACCGCAGGCCGTGGTACCAAGGGTACGAAGGCTCGTTACCAGGTTCCGGAGCGCTTCGAGGGTGGCCAGATGCCCCTCCACATGCGTCTCCCGAAGCTCAAGGGCTTCAAGAACCCGTTCCGCACGGAGTACCAGGTCGTGAACCTGGACAAGCTCGCGACGCTCTACCCCGAGGGTGGAGAGGTCACGGTGGCCGACCTGGTCGCCAAGGGCGCCGTGCGCAACAACCACCTCGTCAAGGTCCTCGGACAGGGCGAGATCTCCGTGGCGCTGCAGGTTTCGGTTGACGCCGTCTCCGGCTCCGCCAAGGAGAAGATTGCCGCCGCAGGCGGCTCCGTCACCGAACTCGTCTGAGACAACTCGGACAGGGCTGTGGCCTGAACACCCGACCGGGGATGCCTCTCATTTGGGGCATCCCCGGTTGGTCGTTCCTAGGGGGGCATGTCCGCCGGTAAGGTGGCGTGCATTGTTGCTGTGGTAAGTCCTGGGCAAACGCCCGGGGTCCTTTGGCTGTTACGTAACCGTCGATCCTCAAGACCGTCACCTCACGCTTTTGCGCGGGGGTCGCAGGAGGCACCGTGCTCACCGCGTTCGCCCGGGCGTTCAAGACGCCCGACCTGCGCAAGAAGCTGCTCTTCACGCTCGGCATCATCGTGCTCTACCGACTCGGGGCGCACATCCCCGTACCGGGGGTGAGCTACGAGAACGTCCAGACCTGTGTTGACCAGGCCAGCAAGGGCAACAACAGCCTCTTCGGTCTGGTCAACATGTTCAGCGGTGGTGCACTGCTGCAGATCACGATCTTCGCGCTCGGCATCATGCCGTACATCACGGCCAGCATCATTCTTCAGCTGCTGACCGTCGTCATCCCCCGGCTCGAAGCCCTCAAGAAGGAGGGGCAGTCGGGCACGGCCAAGATCACGCAGTACAC contains:
- the rplF gene encoding 50S ribosomal protein L6, whose amino-acid sequence is MSRIGKLPIQVPAGVDVTIDGRTVAVKGPKGSLSHTVAAPIEVTKGEDGVLNVVRPNDERQNKALHGLSRTLVANMITGVTAGYSKALEISGVGYRVQAKGSNLEFALGYSHPILIEAPEGITFKVESPTKFSVEGIDKQKVGEVSAKIRKLRKPDPYKAKGVKYAGEVIRRKVGKAGK
- the rplR gene encoding 50S ribosomal protein L18, which encodes MAYGVKIAKGDAYKRAALKRRHIRVRKHISGSPERPRLVVTRSNRHMVAQVIDDIAGHTLASASTLDASIRGGEGDKSTLAKQVGALVAERAKAAGVEAVVFDRGGNQYAGRIAALADAAREAGLKF
- the rpsE gene encoding 30S ribosomal protein S5, which encodes MAGPQRRGSGAGGGERRDRKGRDGGAAAEKTAYVERVVAINRVAKVVKGGRRFSFTALVVVGDGDGTVGVGYGKAKEVPAAIAKGVEEAKKSFFKVPRIQGTIPHPIQGEKAAGVVLLKPASPGTGVIAGGPVRAVLECAGVHDILSKSLGSSNPINIVHATVAALQGLQRPEEIAARRGLPLEDVAPAALLRARAGAGA
- the rpmD gene encoding 50S ribosomal protein L30 yields the protein MARLKITQTKSYIGSKQNHRDTLRSLGLKRLNDSVVKEDRPEFRGMVQTVRHLVTVEEVD
- the rplO gene encoding 50S ribosomal protein L15, whose amino-acid sequence is MAENSPLKAHNLRPAPGAKTAKTRVGRGEASKGKTAGRGTKGTKARYQVPERFEGGQMPLHMRLPKLKGFKNPFRTEYQVVNLDKLATLYPEGGEVTVADLVAKGAVRNNHLVKVLGQGEISVALQVSVDAVSGSAKEKIAAAGGSVTELV